Proteins from one Physeter macrocephalus isolate SW-GA chromosome 16, ASM283717v5, whole genome shotgun sequence genomic window:
- the LOC102989113 gene encoding olfactory receptor 9Q1-like, whose product MAEKNLTLVTKFLLMAFIECPEWALPLFLLFLFIYLITLLGSLGMIILICVDLQLHTPMYFLLSHLSFMDICYSFVTVPLMMAVLLENRAALSYTLCAAQFFLFTFFGSIDCYLLALMAYDRYVAVCRPLLYVTIMRRKARLGFVCVCVEGAYAAGVFSALVWKFSAFTLSFCGTNEIDFILCDLPPLLKTTCGDSYTQEVVIIVFSIFVIHACMVVILVSYLLIILAIMRIPTAGGRATTFWTCASQLTAVSLFFGTLIFMYLRDNSGQSSEEDRVVSVFYITVIPMLNPLIYSLRNKEVKETLRKILNRARLS is encoded by the coding sequence ATGGCAGAGAAGAACCTCACCTTGGTGACCAAATTCCTCCTCATGGCATTCATTGAATGTCCTGAATGGGCACTAcctctcttcctcctgtttctatttatctatctcaTCACCCTGTTGGGGAGCTTGGGCATGATTATCCTGATCTGCGTGGATCTCCAACTCCACACCCCCATGTACTTCCTTCTGAGTCACCTCTCGTTCATGGACATCTGCTACTCATTCGTCACTGTGCCTCTGATGATGGCTGTGTTGCTGGAGAACAGGGCCGCTTTATCCTACACACTCTGTGCTGCCCAGTTCTTTCTCTTCACCTTCTTTGGCTCCATTGACTGCTACCTCCTGGCCCTCATGGCCTATGACCGCTACGTGGCCGTGTGCCGACCCCTGCTTTATGTCACTATCATGAGGAGGAAGGCCCGgttgggttttgtgtgtgtgtgcgttgaGGGGGCTTATGCTGCTGGTGTCTTCAGCGCCTTGGTGTGGAAGTTCTCAGCTTTCACACTCTCCTTTTGTGGAACCAATGAGATTGACTTCATTTTATGTGACCTCCCTCCTCTCTTAAAGACAACCTGTGGGGACAGCTACACTCAGGAAGTGGTAATTattgtgttttccatttttgtcatCCATGCCTGCATGGTGGTGATTTTGGTGTCCTACCTGCTCATCATCTTGGCCATTATGAGGATTCCCACTGCAGGAGGCCGGGCCACGACTTTCTGGACGTGTGCCTCTCAACTCACTGCAGTGTCACTCTTCTTTGGGACCCTCATCTTCATGTATCTGAGAGATAACTCTGGCCAGTCCTCAGAGGAGGACCGGGTGGTGTCTGTGTTTTACATAACAGTGATCCCCATGTTGAACCCTCTCATCTACAGCCTGAGGAACAAGGAAGTGAAGGAGACTTTGAGGAAAATTCTCAACAGAGCCAGGTTGTCTTAG
- the LOC102988823 gene encoding LOW QUALITY PROTEIN: olfactory receptor 9Q2-like (The sequence of the model RefSeq protein was modified relative to this genomic sequence to represent the inferred CDS: inserted 2 bases in 1 codon; substituted 1 base at 1 genomic stop codon) yields MAGRNYTIVTGFFLTVFAEHPEGGGSSLSVLLGFYILTLLGNSGMIFLTRKDRRLHTPXYFFLSHLSFVDISXSSSIIAPILAVLLEHVRVTSNARCATQFFLFTFFSSIDCYLLAIMAYDRYVAVCRPLLYVTIRTEKARLGLVAGAYVAGFSSAFIRTVTAFTLFSCGNNEISFIFCDLPPLLKLACGESYTQEVVIIVFAVFVMPACILVILVSYLFVIMAIMQVCSAWGQAKTFSTCASHLTAVALFFGTLIFMYLRDNSGQSSEADQVVSVLYTVVTPMLTPVIYSLRNKEVKESVVKALSRSKASGRP; encoded by the exons ATGGCTGGGAGGAATTACACCATAGTGACAGGGTTCTTCCTTACTGTGTTCGCTGAACATCCCGAGGGTGGGGGCTCCTCTCTTTCTGTCCTTCTGGGTTTCTATATACTCACTCTGCTGGGGAACTCGGGAATGATCTTCCTGACCCGCAAAGATCGCCGGCTCCACACCCC ATACTTCTTCCTCAGCCACCTTTCCTTCGTGGACATCAGCTAGTCCTCCTCCATCATCGCCCCGATACTGGCAGTGCTGCTGGAACACGTCAGAGTCACCTCCAATGCGCGCTGTGCCACCCAGTTCTTCCTCTTcaccttcttttcttccattgaCTGCTACCTCTTGGCGATCATGGCCTATGACCGCTACGTGGCCGTGTGCCGACCGCTGCTTTATGTCACCATCAGGACCGAGAAGGCCCGCTTGGGTTTGGTAGCTGGGGCTTATGTTGCTGGTTTTTCTAGTGCCTTTATTCGAACGGTCACCGCCTTCACTCTCTTCTCTTGTGGAAACAATGAGATCAGCTTTATTTTCTGTGACCTACCCCCTCTATTAAAACTCGCTTGTGGGGAAAGCTACACCCAGGAGGTGGTGATTATTGTGTTTGCCGTTTTTGTCATGCCTGCTTGTATACTGGTCATCTTGGTTTCCTACCTGTTCGTCATCATGGCCATCATGCAGGTCTGCTCTGCCTGGGGCCAGGCCAAGACCTTCTCTACCTGCGCCTCCCACCTCACTGctgttgctctcttctttgggACCCTCATCTTTATGTACTTGCGAGATAATTCAGGCCAGTCCTCGGAGGCAGACCAAGTGGTGTCCGTGCTCTACACAGTGGTGACCCCAATGTTGACCCCCGTCATCTACAGCCTGAGGAATAAGGAGGTCAAGGAGTCTGTTGTGAAAGCCCTGAGCCGATCGAAGGCTTCTGGAAGGCCCTAG